In a genomic window of Candidatus Thiothrix sulfatifontis:
- the sucC gene encoding ADP-forming succinate--CoA ligase subunit beta, translating to MNLHEYQAKAVFSQYGMPVPTGKIASTAAEAEAAAASLSTATVVVKAQVHAGGRGKAGGVKLVKTPAEAGTFAASLLGTNLVTYQTDKHGQPVNTILVEETCNIARELYLGAVLDRSSRRIVIMASTEGGMEIEKVAHETPEKILKVQVDPLVGVMPYQGRELAFGLGLQGAQIGQFTKLLVGLGKMFKEKDLSLVEINPLVVTAEGNLLCLDGKVNVDSNALYRQPELVAMRDKSQEDARELEADEWELNYVALEGNIGCMVNGAGLAMATMDIIKLSGGQPANFLDVGGGATAERVAAAFKIILSDAAVKGILINIFGGIVRCDLIAEGIIKAVQEVNVSVPVVVRLEGNNAEKGAELLTNSGLAVIAASDLGDAALKIVAAVGDAA from the coding sequence ATGAATTTACACGAATATCAGGCCAAAGCGGTTTTTAGCCAATACGGTATGCCTGTACCCACTGGCAAAATCGCCTCCACAGCGGCTGAAGCCGAAGCAGCAGCGGCTTCTCTAAGCACTGCGACGGTGGTAGTCAAGGCGCAAGTCCACGCGGGTGGACGTGGCAAAGCCGGTGGCGTGAAACTGGTTAAGACTCCGGCAGAAGCGGGTACATTTGCTGCCAGCTTGCTGGGTACAAACCTGGTCACATACCAGACCGACAAACACGGTCAACCCGTCAACACCATTTTGGTGGAAGAAACCTGCAATATTGCCCGCGAACTGTACCTCGGCGCAGTGTTGGATCGTTCCAGCCGCCGCATCGTGATCATGGCTTCCACCGAAGGCGGCATGGAAATCGAGAAGGTTGCGCACGAAACCCCGGAAAAAATCCTCAAAGTGCAGGTTGATCCGCTGGTTGGCGTGATGCCGTACCAAGGCCGTGAACTCGCATTCGGCTTAGGCTTGCAAGGCGCACAGATTGGGCAATTCACCAAGTTGCTGGTCGGCTTGGGCAAAATGTTCAAGGAAAAAGACCTGTCCCTGGTCGAAATCAACCCACTGGTAGTCACGGCTGAAGGCAACTTGTTGTGTCTTGACGGCAAAGTGAATGTGGACAGCAACGCGCTCTACCGCCAGCCTGAACTGGTAGCGATGCGTGACAAATCCCAAGAAGATGCGCGTGAGCTGGAAGCAGACGAATGGGAACTGAACTACGTCGCACTCGAAGGCAATATCGGTTGCATGGTCAACGGCGCAGGCTTGGCAATGGCGACGATGGACATTATCAAACTGTCCGGCGGTCAACCGGCCAACTTCCTCGACGTAGGCGGTGGTGCAACGGCTGAACGGGTAGCGGCAGCTTTCAAGATCATTCTGTCCGACGCTGCGGTTAAAGGCATTCTGATTAATATCTTCGGTGGCATTGTGCGTTGCGATTTGATTGCCGAAGGGATTATCAAAGCGGTGCAAGAAGTGAACGTTTCTGTCCCTGTTGTAGTGCGTTTGGAAGGCAATAATGCCGAAAAAGGTGCTGAATTGCTGACTAATAGCGGCTTGGCTGTGATTGCTGCAAGCGATCTTGGCGATGCTGCCCTGAAAATCGTTGCTGCCGTAGGAGATGCCGCATGA